A single window of Ignavibacteriota bacterium DNA harbors:
- a CDS encoding sigma-70 family RNA polymerase sigma factor, producing the protein MDKQLKDLTDEELIQEFQENNTLEAYETLVNRFKDPLTNYVYRFLGDKDLCTDIVQDTMIKFYLHKDSYKSFAKFSTWIYTIAGNLARNELKRRKRRQIFSIDNDDDEKKIQIEDNSFVSPERATDSEMKGEIIQKALLKVKPVYREVVILRDIDGLSYEEIAEITNLSIGTVKSRINRGRRHLQELLKNIYSG; encoded by the coding sequence TTGGATAAGCAACTAAAAGACTTAACGGACGAAGAGTTAATCCAAGAGTTTCAAGAAAATAACACGCTTGAAGCTTATGAAACATTAGTTAATAGATTTAAAGATCCGTTGACAAATTACGTTTACAGATTTTTAGGTGATAAAGATCTTTGTACGGATATTGTTCAAGATACAATGATCAAATTTTATCTGCATAAAGACTCTTATAAATCCTTTGCAAAATTTTCCACATGGATTTATACAATTGCCGGAAATTTAGCCCGTAATGAATTGAAAAGAAGAAAAAGAAGACAAATTTTTTCTATTGATAATGACGATGACGAAAAGAAAATTCAAATAGAAGATAATTCATTTGTTTCTCCTGAAAGAGCTACCGATAGCGAAATGAAAGGAGAAATAATACAAAAAGCATTGTTAAAAGTTAAGCCGGTTTATAGAGAAGTTGTTATTTTAAGAGATATTGACGGACTTTCATATGAAGAAATTGCAGAAATAACTAATTTATCTATCGGAACGGTTAAATCAAGAATAAATAGAGGAAGAAGACATCTTCAAGAATTATTAAAAAATATTTACAGTGGGTAA
- the holA gene encoding DNA polymerase III subunit delta, protein MYRNKENTPSIYSLISDLPKSDLKPIYFFFGEDNFTINNALKLIEIKASEYISSDFDKEVIDAEKKDSISNVIDLALTFPFGSGKKLLIVKNFENLGNKKQLTSYVKNPVETTILVIANYGSISNLTSDPYKLLSEKKCLFEAKELKGADLENWVKSRCSQLEIEISSENIKMLIEIVGEDKSLLDMQFQKIKSFLNDKKEITAEEIKNLASATKEYSIFDLLNAIGKGNKSNSLKVIFNLLDTGKDMIFIISMLIKYFTVIAQSFELKQRGLNDVEASQAIGISKYYYINCKNAVYFNSEKKVYNAFFALFNADLSLKTSGIDQKTLATILLTEIFNE, encoded by the coding sequence ATGTATAGAAATAAAGAAAATACACCATCTATATATTCTTTAATATCCGACTTGCCAAAATCCGATTTAAAACCTATTTATTTCTTTTTTGGCGAAGATAATTTTACAATTAATAACGCTTTAAAGTTAATTGAAATAAAAGCTTCCGAGTATATTTCAAGTGACTTTGATAAAGAAGTTATTGACGCGGAGAAAAAGGATTCAATTTCAAATGTTATTGATTTAGCTTTAACTTTTCCTTTCGGGTCAGGCAAGAAATTGCTAATAGTTAAAAATTTTGAAAACTTAGGCAATAAAAAACAACTGACATCATACGTTAAAAATCCGGTTGAAACAACAATTCTTGTAATAGCAAATTATGGTTCTATCTCAAATTTAACTTCTGATCCATATAAACTGCTTTCAGAAAAAAAATGTTTGTTTGAAGCTAAAGAGCTTAAAGGAGCCGATTTAGAAAACTGGGTAAAATCACGTTGTTCTCAGTTGGAGATTGAGATTTCTTCGGAAAATATAAAAATGCTGATTGAAATTGTAGGTGAAGATAAATCTTTACTCGATATGCAGTTTCAGAAAATCAAAAGTTTCCTTAATGATAAAAAAGAAATAACTGCCGAAGAAATAAAAAATTTAGCTTCGGCAACTAAAGAATATTCTATTTTTGATCTACTGAATGCAATTGGAAAAGGGAATAAAAGCAATTCACTAAAAGTGATATTTAATCTGCTGGATACCGGTAAAGATATGATCTTTATAATTTCAATGCTGATAAAATATTTTACCGTTATTGCCCAATCCTTTGAACTTAAACAAAGAGGCTTAAACGATGTGGAAGCTTCACAAGCGATTGGGATTTCAAAATATTACTATATAAATTGTAAAAATGCGGTTTATTTTAACAGTGAAAAAAAAGTCTATAATGCATTTTTTGCATTATTTAATGCGGATCTTTCACTAAAAACATCCGGAATTGACCAAAAAACATTGGCAACAATTTTATTAACGGAAATTTTTAACGAATAA
- the rsmB gene encoding 16S rRNA (cytosine(967)-C(5))-methyltransferase RsmB, with protein MQQVVIGSELNLYSGVRGIAVKLLNRIDRTDAYLEKLLDIEIKNSELSGKDKALLFEIVHGVIRWLSKIDWILNGFYKGQFSKCIPNVKNSMRVALYQILFLDKIPEHAAVNESVEFVKKIQGEKSANLTNAVLRNIIRSKDSIRYPNKDEDIVAYYSVVYSHPTWLVKRWLKRFGEEDTKELLIANNNRPKHTLRVNKLKTNLNELKSLLDSVDLKYKDGKYLQEYLELSSLTNINSWEYFHKGFFSIQDESTGFAVKALDVNPGMKVLDLCAAPGGKTAFIADEMQNTGEIVAVDKFENRLDVLKKNIERMGITNIRTVAVDSLKFNENEFDRVLADVPCSGLGTLTKKPDIKWKKDLGDIRKLNEIQLKLLQKASTLVKVNGILVYSTCTTEPEENIEIVNKFLSSDTNFELIILNGIFNSEVIDENGCIQTLPSKNNMDGAFVAKLRKKS; from the coding sequence ATGCAGCAAGTCGTTATAGGTTCTGAATTAAATTTATATTCCGGTGTAAGAGGAATTGCGGTAAAATTACTTAATCGAATTGACCGAACTGATGCTTACCTCGAAAAACTGTTGGATATTGAAATAAAAAACTCAGAGCTCAGCGGAAAAGATAAAGCATTGCTTTTTGAGATTGTTCATGGAGTAATTAGATGGCTGTCAAAAATTGACTGGATTTTAAACGGATTTTACAAAGGTCAGTTTTCCAAATGTATTCCCAATGTAAAGAATTCGATGAGAGTTGCTCTTTATCAAATTTTATTTTTAGATAAAATTCCCGAACACGCGGCGGTAAATGAATCGGTTGAATTTGTAAAAAAAATACAAGGCGAAAAATCTGCTAATTTAACAAATGCGGTTCTCAGGAATATTATTAGAAGTAAAGATTCAATTAGATATCCAAATAAAGATGAAGATATTGTTGCTTATTATTCCGTTGTTTATTCGCATCCAACATGGTTGGTAAAAAGATGGCTTAAACGATTTGGCGAGGAAGATACTAAAGAATTATTGATCGCAAACAATAACCGTCCCAAACACACATTGCGCGTAAATAAATTGAAAACAAATTTAAATGAGCTTAAGTCACTTTTGGATTCGGTTGATTTAAAATATAAAGATGGAAAGTATCTTCAAGAATATCTTGAACTTTCATCATTAACAAATATAAATAGCTGGGAATATTTTCATAAGGGTTTTTTCTCAATTCAAGATGAAAGTACCGGATTTGCGGTTAAAGCTTTAGATGTAAATCCCGGAATGAAAGTTCTTGATCTTTGTGCAGCACCCGGCGGAAAAACGGCTTTTATTGCGGATGAAATGCAAAACACAGGGGAAATTGTTGCTGTTGATAAATTTGAAAACAGGCTGGATGTATTAAAGAAAAACATTGAAAGAATGGGAATTACAAATATTCGAACTGTAGCAGTTGATTCGCTGAAATTTAATGAGAATGAATTTGACAGAGTTTTAGCCGATGTGCCTTGCAGCGGTTTAGGAACATTAACAAAAAAACCTGATATTAAATGGAAAAAAGATCTTGGTGACATTAGAAAATTAAATGAAATTCAGTTAAAACTTCTTCAAAAAGCTTCCACTTTGGTAAAAGTGAACGGAATCCTAGTATACAGCACATGCACTACTGAACCTGAAGAAAATATTGAAATTGTAAATAAATTCTTATCTTCAGACACTAATTTTGAATTAATTATTTTAAATGGGATTTTTAACTCTGAAGTAATTGATGAAAATGGGTGTATTCAAACACTACCTAGTAAAAATAATATGGACGGCGCATTCGTTGCGAAATTAAGAAAGAAATCATAA
- a CDS encoding DNA translocase FtsK, producing MPKQNRNNKNTEEHSYFIISLEKKKKLLGLFLVISAVLILLSILSYSSYDQARLHFNFTDFFKVFSSDPDYVHRTQFTHNWLGIFGAYSAHFLIHSTIGIFSIVIPLILFLWGYTILKETDKKLSLNISNFLLIFGILLASFFGVIRLNSDQDFLLNSIVLSGNIGDFFGAAISRIFGMLGGMIVLLAGMFIALFISFDVRFRTIRNYINEFLNRDKGEDKIKINVEEKDKFSESIEKIKKITIPKKKLFKSEKPEVEVDAEDREEEIPETKIRIVRTEEEVKVTKPQVEPEVIVTSSKNKDSEEIIPAIDYKIEADLPDQWEENIKFIPPSLELLEYSEDESIEVSEKELKQNAEQLKEKLKLFDIDIEDISVTPGPVVTLYEIVPAPGVKISRIVSLEHDIALALAARGIRIIAPIPGKSAIGVEIPNEKSQLVSARAVLAHVGKSKAELPIALGKTITGEVYITDLSVMPHLLIAGSTGSGKSVGINMLLTSLIYAKHPSDIKFVIIDPKKIELSFYGKLNKHYLAISPDLNEEIITNPQNALLVLKAVESEMEKRYDKLAKLGVRNIVDYNKKIANPKQRPLDTDNMKHYKLPYIIVIIDELADLMMTSGKEVEAPITRLAQLARAVGIHLVVATQRPSVNVITGVIKANFPARIAYQVATKIDSRTILDMNGAEQLLGRGDMLFLPGGVPKPIRMQNAFVSTDEVEKITNFIYAQGGYSKRYFLPSMYDKKSSESGNFLEDKDPMFEDAARVIVRHQQGSVSLLQRRLKLGYSRAARIVDQLEEAGVVGPSEGSKAREVIIENEEQLETLLRSI from the coding sequence ATGCCAAAACAAAACAGAAATAATAAAAATACCGAAGAACATTCATACTTTATAATTTCTTTAGAAAAAAAGAAGAAATTGCTTGGACTATTTTTGGTAATATCAGCGGTATTGATTCTGCTTAGTATTCTTTCATACTCAAGTTATGATCAAGCAAGACTGCATTTTAATTTTACTGATTTTTTCAAAGTATTTTCTTCCGATCCGGATTATGTTCATCGAACACAATTTACTCATAATTGGCTTGGAATATTTGGAGCATACTCCGCGCATTTTTTAATTCATTCCACTATTGGAATATTCTCAATTGTTATCCCATTAATTTTGTTTCTTTGGGGATACACCATACTTAAAGAAACGGATAAAAAACTATCGTTAAATATTTCAAATTTTCTTTTGATATTTGGAATTCTTTTGGCTTCGTTTTTCGGAGTTATTAGATTAAACAGCGATCAAGACTTTTTATTAAACAGTATTGTTCTTTCAGGAAATATAGGAGACTTTTTCGGCGCCGCTATAAGCAGAATATTTGGAATGCTTGGAGGTATGATTGTTCTTTTAGCCGGAATGTTCATTGCTTTGTTCATTTCATTTGATGTAAGATTCAGAACAATTAGAAATTATATAAATGAATTTTTAAATCGCGATAAAGGCGAAGATAAAATTAAAATAAATGTTGAAGAAAAAGATAAGTTTTCTGAAAGCATCGAAAAAATTAAAAAGATCACAATACCTAAAAAGAAATTATTTAAGTCAGAAAAACCTGAAGTAGAAGTTGATGCAGAAGATAGAGAAGAAGAAATTCCGGAAACAAAAATTAGAATTGTTAGAACGGAAGAAGAAGTTAAAGTAACTAAGCCTCAAGTTGAGCCGGAAGTAATTGTAACATCTAGCAAAAATAAAGACTCTGAAGAAATAATTCCCGCCATAGATTATAAGATTGAAGCTGATCTACCGGATCAGTGGGAAGAAAATATAAAGTTTATTCCTCCTTCTTTGGAATTGCTTGAATATTCTGAAGACGAATCAATTGAAGTTTCGGAAAAAGAATTAAAACAAAACGCCGAACAGTTAAAAGAAAAGCTAAAACTTTTTGATATAGATATTGAGGATATTTCCGTTACACCCGGACCAGTTGTAACGCTTTATGAAATCGTTCCAGCGCCTGGAGTAAAGATAAGCAGAATAGTAAGTTTGGAACACGATATTGCGTTAGCTCTTGCCGCGAGAGGAATAAGAATTATAGCCCCAATTCCCGGCAAAAGTGCGATTGGTGTAGAAATCCCAAATGAAAAATCGCAGTTAGTAAGTGCCCGCGCTGTATTGGCTCATGTTGGCAAATCAAAAGCAGAACTGCCGATTGCATTGGGTAAAACAATTACAGGAGAAGTTTATATAACTGATCTTTCGGTTATGCCGCATTTATTAATTGCCGGTTCCACCGGCTCAGGAAAAAGTGTCGGTATTAATATGCTTCTTACAAGTTTAATTTATGCCAAACATCCATCGGATATAAAATTTGTAATTATTGATCCAAAGAAAATTGAATTGTCTTTTTACGGAAAACTGAATAAGCATTATTTGGCAATTTCTCCCGACCTAAATGAGGAAATTATTACTAATCCTCAAAATGCTTTATTGGTATTGAAAGCCGTTGAAAGCGAAATGGAAAAACGATACGATAAACTTGCAAAATTGGGTGTTAGAAACATTGTAGATTATAACAAAAAAATCGCAAATCCTAAACAGCGACCGCTTGATACGGATAATATGAAACATTATAAATTGCCATATATAATTGTAATTATTGATGAATTAGCAGATTTAATGATGACTTCTGGAAAGGAAGTTGAAGCACCTATAACAAGATTGGCTCAATTGGCAAGAGCCGTTGGTATTCACCTTGTTGTTGCCACTCAAAGACCATCGGTAAATGTTATTACCGGTGTAATTAAAGCAAATTTCCCGGCTAGAATTGCATATCAAGTTGCGACAAAAATTGATTCGCGAACAATTCTAGATATGAACGGTGCTGAACAGTTATTAGGCCGCGGGGATATGTTATTTTTACCTGGTGGAGTTCCTAAACCTATAAGAATGCAAAATGCTTTTGTTTCTACTGATGAAGTTGAAAAGATAACAAATTTCATATATGCGCAGGGAGGTTATTCCAAAAGATATTTTCTTCCTTCAATGTATGATAAAAAAAGTTCTGAATCAGGCAATTTTCTTGAAGATAAAGATCCAATGTTTGAGGATGCCGCACGAGTTATTGTACGTCATCAGCAAGGATCTGTATCTTTATTACAAAGAAGACTTAAGCTTGGATATTCGCGAGCAGCAAGAATTGTAGATCAACTTGAAGAAGCGGGAGTTGTTGGTCCATCTGAAGGAAGCAAAGCTCGAGAAGTAATTATTGAAAATGAAGAACAGTTAGAAACTCTTTTAAGGTCCATATGA
- a CDS encoding outer membrane lipoprotein carrier protein LolA, producing MKFLMLAVLLHFITFQNDTIISKIQQKFEDTKDLKSDFVQSSNNVNVMKGKFYFFQKNNYKIELEKNEIICNGKTIWNIDKSKKKVIISNIEDDPLAFSLREYIYSYPSKCKVSEEKIDANNYLITLDAANSDLNFKQAKLWVNEQYLITKILVEDLSNSKLEFAFSNIDININLSKSFFQYNENKEYKIIDLR from the coding sequence ATGAAATTTTTAATGCTTGCGGTATTATTACATTTTATTACTTTTCAAAACGATACAATTATTTCAAAAATTCAGCAGAAATTTGAAGATACGAAAGATCTGAAATCTGATTTTGTTCAATCGTCTAATAATGTAAATGTTATGAAAGGTAAATTTTATTTTTTCCAAAAGAACAATTATAAAATTGAGTTGGAAAAAAATGAAATAATCTGCAACGGAAAAACAATTTGGAATATTGATAAATCAAAAAAGAAAGTTATTATCTCAAATATTGAAGATGATCCATTGGCGTTTTCATTAAGAGAATATATTTACAGCTATCCATCAAAATGTAAAGTAAGTGAAGAAAAGATTGACGCGAATAATTATTTGATTACTTTGGATGCCGCAAATTCCGATTTAAATTTTAAGCAGGCAAAACTCTGGGTTAATGAACAATATCTTATTACAAAGATTTTGGTCGAAGATTTAAGCAACAGTAAATTAGAATTTGCTTTTTCTAATATTGATATAAATATCAATTTGTCTAAATCGTTCTTTCAATATAATGAAAATAAGGAATATAAAATTATTGACCTCAGATAA
- a CDS encoding 2-phosphosulfolactate phosphatase, with protein sequence MKINTLLTPLSAEELYFTKKNVVVIDVLRATSTIVTALHNGAKEIIPVSSVEFAMAVSGNSFKGHTLLGGERNNIKIEGFALGNSPLEYKREIVEGKSIVLFTTNGSRAIVKAKYASNLFILSFLNASAIKEKMLEINEDWEILCSGNNGRFSYEDSACAGMLISLIHNADKNIELDDASKICKLIYEKHKKSIKKMLKETEHGKKLIESGFIDDLDFAAQQNIADFVPFYQTGVIKPILK encoded by the coding sequence ATGAAAATTAATACTTTACTTACTCCGTTAAGCGCTGAAGAACTCTATTTTACAAAAAAGAATGTTGTAGTTATTGATGTACTTAGAGCGACTTCAACAATTGTTACTGCTTTGCATAATGGTGCAAAAGAAATAATTCCCGTTAGTTCCGTGGAATTTGCAATGGCTGTTTCCGGCAATTCCTTTAAGGGCCATACTTTATTGGGTGGTGAAAGAAATAATATTAAAATTGAGGGTTTTGCGCTTGGCAATTCTCCACTTGAATACAAAAGAGAAATTGTAGAAGGCAAATCAATTGTTTTATTTACAACCAATGGTTCAAGGGCAATTGTTAAAGCGAAATATGCATCAAATTTATTTATTCTATCTTTCTTGAATGCATCTGCAATAAAAGAAAAAATGTTGGAAATTAATGAAGATTGGGAAATTTTATGCTCGGGAAATAACGGCAGATTTTCTTATGAGGATTCGGCTTGTGCCGGCATGCTGATCTCATTAATTCACAATGCTGATAAAAACATAGAGCTTGACGACGCAAGTAAAATTTGTAAGTTAATTTATGAAAAGCACAAAAAGAGCATTAAGAAAATGCTTAAAGAAACCGAACACGGCAAAAAATTAATTGAAAGCGGATTTATAGATGATTTGGATTTTGCAGCTCAGCAAAATATTGCCGATTTTGTTCCTTTCTATCAAACTGGTGTTATCAAACCAATTTTAAAGTAG
- the uppP gene encoding undecaprenyl-diphosphatase UppP has protein sequence MNIIEAIILGIIQGLTEFLPISSTGHLTVAGKLMGLISEEHPEQWTSFIAVIQLGTLVAILIYFWNDLWRITIDFINDNLLKRKSFNNQSENSKMGWYIILGSIPVVFIGLVFKDLIEGSLTKNLYVIGASLILLGIILAFAEKFGKFKKELKEIKWYDALIIGFAQSLALIPGSSRSGTTITAGIFLGFKRETAARFSFLLSVPAILGSGLLQLYKALAFIDTSGILTLIIATITSAVSGYLTIEFLLKFLRKNSTFVFIVYRIVIGVVIIILILNNVIQP, from the coding sequence ATGAATATAATTGAAGCTATAATTTTAGGAATAATTCAAGGATTGACAGAATTTTTACCCATAAGCAGTACGGGTCATTTAACTGTAGCCGGAAAATTAATGGGATTGATTTCTGAAGAACATCCGGAACAATGGACTTCTTTCATTGCTGTTATTCAATTGGGAACTTTAGTAGCAATACTAATTTATTTCTGGAATGATCTATGGAGGATAACAATTGATTTTATTAACGATAACTTATTGAAAAGAAAAAGTTTTAACAATCAATCTGAAAATTCTAAAATGGGTTGGTACATTATACTTGGATCAATACCGGTTGTATTTATTGGATTAGTATTTAAAGATTTAATTGAAGGATCATTAACCAAAAATTTATATGTAATTGGGGCAAGTTTAATTTTGTTGGGAATAATTTTAGCATTTGCAGAAAAATTTGGAAAATTCAAAAAAGAATTAAAAGAAATAAAGTGGTACGATGCGTTAATTATAGGATTTGCTCAGTCATTAGCCTTAATTCCCGGTTCATCAAGATCAGGAACAACCATTACTGCCGGCATATTTTTAGGATTTAAACGTGAAACCGCAGCAAGATTTTCATTTTTATTAAGTGTCCCCGCAATTTTGGGAAGCGGTCTTTTACAATTGTACAAAGCACTTGCTTTTATTGATACGTCGGGAATTTTAACACTGATAATTGCAACAATAACATCTGCCGTAAGCGGATATTTAACAATAGAATTTTTGCTTAAATTTTTAAGAAAAAATTCTACATTTGTTTTTATTGTTTACAGAATTGTGATAGGAGTTGTTATAATTATTTTAATTCTGAACAATGTTATTCAACCATAA
- the rpmE gene encoding 50S ribosomal protein L31, translating to MKKGIHPTYQNCEVTCVCGNTFTTRSTTDHIKLEICSECHPFFTGKQKLLDSTGRVDRFNKKYGLKK from the coding sequence ATGAAAAAAGGAATTCATCCAACTTACCAAAATTGTGAAGTAACTTGTGTTTGCGGAAATACTTTTACTACAAGATCAACAACAGATCATATAAAATTAGAAATCTGTTCAGAATGTCATCCTTTCTTTACCGGAAAACAAAAATTATTGGATTCAACGGGTAGAGTTGACAGATTCAACAAAAAATACGGTTTAAAAAAATAA
- a CDS encoding peptidylprolyl isomerase, whose amino-acid sequence MTLNENEMLVAKISTNMGDIEIELFAHKAPKTVENFVGLAEQNYYNGVIFHRVIDNFMIQGGDPTATGSGGESYFGKAFADEFHKDLKHFGPGVLSMANAGPNTNGSQFFITLVPTPWLDGKHSVFGQVINGLDVVKNIGKVQTSKPFDKPLKDVVMQSVTIEKRSK is encoded by the coding sequence ATGACACTAAATGAAAACGAAATGCTAGTTGCAAAAATTAGCACAAACATGGGTGACATTGAAATTGAATTATTTGCGCATAAAGCTCCAAAAACTGTAGAAAATTTTGTGGGTTTAGCTGAGCAAAATTATTACAATGGGGTAATTTTTCACAGAGTAATAGATAATTTTATGATTCAAGGCGGTGATCCTACAGCAACAGGTTCCGGAGGAGAGAGTTATTTCGGCAAAGCATTTGCTGATGAGTTTCATAAAGATTTAAAACATTTTGGACCTGGCGTTTTATCAATGGCAAATGCCGGACCAAATACAAACGGAAGTCAATTTTTTATTACATTGGTACCAACACCTTGGCTTGATGGAAAACATTCTGTTTTCGGTCAAGTAATAAATGGATTGGATGTTGTAAAAAATATTGGCAAAGTTCAAACTTCCAAACCGTTTGATAAACCGCTTAAAGATGTTGTAATGCAAAGTGTTACAATTGAAAAGAGATCTAAATAA
- a CDS encoding flippase-like domain-containing protein encodes MKIRNIKLLTSDNMFIGKIKKIFSYSFPVLLMLIFLYMAFSNINFSEVFSLIGNMSVYWFVIYLLVWFFSHVIRAYRWKIIIKSVKENTSMFNLFSAVMVGYGVNCVVPRLGELYRGLFLGRWENISRSSMVGTIVVERVIDILVLGISVLISVAVYSGNLFTQISWLKSTVYVGFTVIIGIIVFLILIVRFKENFYNAILKFVGKFSHKLADLLAKGFHLLTEGFSSLKGTKNITMVVLLSVFIMYLYGLTAYFSLLSLHMDKYQPVSYSMAWIIMTISAFGIIIPTPGATGSYHLIVISVLVNLYNFNNEISGAFAILTHTSTYILFILSTVILTIIINNNQKRKGMPVANFLTAFRSKEKLQ; translated from the coding sequence ATGAAAATAAGGAATATAAAATTATTGACCTCAGATAATATGTTCATTGGTAAAATTAAAAAGATATTCAGTTATTCGTTTCCGGTTCTTCTTATGCTGATATTTCTTTATATGGCATTCAGTAACATTAATTTTTCAGAAGTATTTAGTCTAATCGGGAATATGTCGGTTTATTGGTTTGTTATCTATTTACTGGTTTGGTTTTTTTCACATGTTATTAGAGCATACCGCTGGAAAATTATTATAAAATCTGTAAAAGAAAATACGTCTATGTTTAATTTATTTAGCGCGGTAATGGTTGGTTACGGAGTTAACTGTGTTGTGCCAAGACTCGGCGAGTTATATCGCGGATTATTTTTAGGTCGTTGGGAAAATATTTCGCGCTCGTCTATGGTCGGAACGATTGTCGTTGAGCGCGTTATTGATATACTGGTTCTTGGAATTTCTGTTTTAATTAGTGTAGCAGTTTATTCGGGAAATCTTTTCACGCAAATTAGCTGGCTTAAATCTACGGTTTATGTGGGTTTTACGGTAATTATAGGAATTATTGTATTTTTAATTCTAATTGTTCGCTTTAAAGAAAATTTCTATAATGCAATTTTAAAATTTGTAGGAAAATTTTCTCATAAATTAGCCGATCTTTTAGCAAAAGGATTTCATTTGCTAACAGAAGGATTTTCGAGTTTGAAAGGCACGAAAAATATTACAATGGTAGTTCTTTTATCGGTATTTATTATGTATCTGTATGGATTAACAGCGTATTTTTCATTATTAAGTCTTCACATGGATAAATATCAACCGGTTTCTTATTCAATGGCCTGGATTATAATGACAATTAGTGCTTTTGGAATTATAATTCCAACTCCTGGCGCAACTGGCTCGTATCATTTAATAGTTATTTCTGTGCTGGTAAACTTATATAATTTTAATAATGAAATTAGCGGAGCATTTGCAATTCTGACACATACTTCTACATACATTCTGTTTATACTTTCTACAGTTATTCTTACAATTATAATTAACAATAACCAAAAAAGAAAAGGAATGCCTGTAGCCAATTTTTTAACGGCATTTAGAAGTAAAGAAAAATTACAATGA